Part of the Candidatus Hydrothermales bacterium genome, AATCATGAGCGAAATCTGGATTAAATTAATTCCAAATGATACCTTATTCTTCCGCACCGGAAGACCCTTCACTATGGGATCTGAAAATTGGAGCGATGTAATCTTCCCACCATATCCATCCACTATATATGGAGCTCTAAGAACATTTTTGCTATTTCATAGAGAAGGAAATTTAAGCAGTTTTTATTATCCTGACATCGGAAGTCCAAATGAAAAAGGTAGCTTGCAACTCTTCGGACCGATCTTAT contains:
- a CDS encoding type III-B CRISPR module-associated Cmr3 family protein produces the protein IMSEIWIKLIPNDTLFFRTGRPFTMGSENWSDVIFPPYPSTIYGALRTFLLFHREGNLSSFYYPDIGSPNEKGSLQLFGPILCEKENTSFF